CGACAGTATTTGAAGAGATGAATGCGCTTGGGCACTTTGAAGCGTTTACGTCGCTTAATGGCCCGCGTTTCTATGGCCTGCCTGTTAACGAAGAAACCATAGAGTTGGTTCGTACACCGGTCACAATGCCAGAAATTATTGCCACCAGTGATGACAGCATCGTGCCGTTCCTGGCCGGTGAGCAAGTGAACTGGTCAGTAAAAGCTTAATTTTAACGCCCCCTGTTGCATATTGAACAATATAACTGTATACATATACAGTATATTTCACAGGGGGCTGTTATGCGTATTGAAGTCACTATTGCCAAAACTACATCTCTGCCACCAGGCGCTATCGACGCGCTTGCGAACGAACTTTCACGCCGAATAACTCAACACTATCCTGAAAACGAAAACCACGTTCAGGTGCGTTATGCTGCCGCTAATAACCTCTCGGTGTTAGGTGCCAGCAAAGAAGATCGCGATCGCATTAGCGAAATATTGCAAGAGACCTGGGAAAGCGCTGACGACTGGTTTGCTGCGGATTAAAACTCATCATGGAAGGTGGTCGGCTTAACATTGAGTCGCCGCTCATTTCAGGTAAAAAATTCCCTCGTTGTTTTTTATGCCGGGTGTCGCCATCCGGTTTTTTTATTTTTTGAAACTCACCCAGCCGGCTCATTCCACCTTTCTCTTCTTACTCAGAATCTTCCCAATAAAAAAGAATAAAGCGTCGAATTAACGCACAATCGAACCCTGTAATGTAAAAAAAGTGTTGCAGGGTATTTATTTCTTCGTCGAAATAGCTTAATCATTGATATACTTAACTGGCTTCACATTAAACAAGCATTAAACCTCGCGAACCGTTGTCTTAAACACACGTATAAAAGGGGTTATGATGGAAAAAAATAGTGATGTTATCCAGACCCATCCCCTTGTTGGATGGGACATCAGTACCGTAGATAGCTACGACGCACTGATGCTTCGCCTGCACTACCTGACCTCCAATACGCAAAAGCACGACGAAACTGAAATCGGTCAAACGTTATGGCTGACCACGGATGTTGCCCGGCAATTTATATCAATTCTTGAAGCCGGCATTGCTAAGATTGAATCTAGTGATTACCAGGTAAGCGATTATCGTAAGCATTGATTGCCGATGCTGCCCAAATAA
The nucleotide sequence above comes from Buttiauxella selenatireducens. Encoded proteins:
- the dinI gene encoding DNA damage-inducible protein I encodes the protein MRIEVTIAKTTSLPPGAIDALANELSRRITQHYPENENHVQVRYAAANNLSVLGASKEDRDRISEILQETWESADDWFAAD
- the bssS gene encoding biofilm formation regulator BssS yields the protein MEKNSDVIQTHPLVGWDISTVDSYDALMLRLHYLTSNTQKHDETEIGQTLWLTTDVARQFISILEAGIAKIESSDYQVSDYRKH